A stretch of Cellulosilyticum sp. I15G10I2 DNA encodes these proteins:
- the holA gene encoding DNA polymerase III subunit delta: MQTKQLDQCYLLIGEDAWSKNQFIIELKNKVLTSGYEMMNYYEAKDKEIVVSKLIEIAETLPFFAERKMIYIKESGFFKTGKKEETEKFESFMQSMPDYLTLIIDEKEIDKRSKLYKTIKAKYTVCVFDYPGEEYVLKILEEKIKHYKVRIDKQTLLFFLRNMPEDIAYIIGEFDKLIAYADDKPINKQMIEEVCVFSLEKRIFELVKRIAHRNAQDAFKIYHTLIQSKESPIGILVLIARQYRIMLQIKYLLKNNMAPKEIASRMKLPYFALKEIIEQVNLYSFKQLEEILGRCLETDKDIKNGRMNSVGRVEVLMIECLNA; encoded by the coding sequence ATGCAAACTAAACAATTAGATCAGTGTTACCTGCTTATAGGCGAAGATGCCTGGTCTAAAAACCAATTTATAATAGAATTGAAAAATAAGGTTTTAACCTCTGGCTATGAAATGATGAATTATTACGAGGCAAAGGATAAAGAAATTGTGGTTTCGAAGCTGATAGAAATTGCAGAAACATTACCTTTTTTTGCAGAGCGTAAAATGATTTATATAAAAGAATCCGGTTTTTTTAAAACTGGAAAAAAAGAAGAAACAGAAAAGTTTGAAAGCTTTATGCAATCAATGCCTGACTATCTTACACTTATAATTGATGAAAAAGAAATAGATAAACGTAGTAAGCTTTATAAGACTATAAAAGCCAAATATACGGTATGCGTGTTTGATTATCCTGGAGAAGAGTATGTATTGAAAATACTGGAAGAAAAAATAAAACACTACAAAGTGCGTATTGATAAGCAGACATTATTGTTTTTTTTACGCAATATGCCGGAAGATATAGCTTATATTATAGGTGAATTTGACAAACTTATAGCTTATGCAGATGATAAGCCTATTAATAAGCAAATGATAGAGGAGGTCTGTGTATTTTCTTTAGAAAAAAGAATCTTTGAGCTTGTTAAAAGAATTGCTCATCGTAACGCACAAGATGCATTTAAAATCTATCATACACTTATTCAAAGCAAAGAATCTCCAATAGGCATATTAGTATTAATTGCTAGACAATATCGCATTATGCTTCAAATTAAATATTTGTTAAAAAATAATATGGCACCAAAGGAAATTGCTTCGCGTATGAAGCTCCCATACTTTGCGCTTAAAGAGATAATAGAACAAGTTAATTTATATAGTTTTAAGCAGCTTGAAGAAATATTAGGGCGGTGTTTAGAAACAGATAAAGATATAAAAAATGGCAGAATGAATAGTGTAGGAAGAGTAGAAGTATTGATGATAGAGTGTTTAAATGCATAA
- a CDS encoding sensor histidine kinase: protein MPLTLFSTVLLGRMETHYIGKSELEWLSKANGVAVQIKEANYLKNDNNYNLLTSLVKNRSHEKDLNCRIVVVDKHGFVVADSSSTILNKTIMNSQVFSALNKKDKAEKSLDQPIMTAAVSVVDKEDKNRVLGVVILSASIQDIYTSLDKMKSQVYLLSLVTSLFTGLISFVTSSFITKPLKTLMKFVQKITTGQLDQKVDVVGKDEIAELGNAFNHMAEQLQRVEQSRQEFVSNVSHELKTPLSSIKVLTESLIFQDNVPVEMYQEFFQDINSEVDRLNNIISDLLTLVRLDQREIPMNIANVDLNEMTQNILKRLIPLAKKKEIKLIYESHKDITAEIDEVKFTLALSNLIENAIKYTPNGGEVKVIIQSDVQDAFITIQDTGIGIAKKEQSKIFERFYRTDKTRNRETGGTGLGLSITYKTIVMHNGSIQVESEEGEGSTFIIQVPLRHTWEGVVK, encoded by the coding sequence TTGCCATTAACACTTTTTTCTACAGTGCTGCTAGGAAGAATGGAAACGCACTATATTGGCAAAAGTGAGCTTGAGTGGCTTAGTAAAGCTAATGGGGTGGCTGTGCAGATAAAAGAAGCCAACTATTTAAAAAATGATAATAATTATAATTTACTAACCTCACTTGTTAAGAATAGAAGTCACGAGAAAGATCTAAATTGTAGAATCGTAGTGGTTGATAAACACGGGTTTGTTGTTGCTGACTCAAGTTCTACTATTTTAAATAAGACGATTATGAACAGTCAGGTATTTTCAGCACTTAATAAAAAAGATAAAGCAGAAAAATCCTTAGATCAACCCATCATGACTGCAGCTGTATCTGTAGTGGACAAAGAAGATAAAAATAGAGTATTGGGTGTTGTTATCTTATCAGCAAGTATTCAGGATATTTATACCTCTCTTGATAAAATGAAAAGTCAGGTTTACTTATTATCATTAGTTACAAGTTTATTTACTGGACTTATTAGTTTTGTTACTTCTTCTTTTATTACTAAGCCTTTAAAAACATTAATGAAGTTTGTACAAAAAATAACAACGGGACAGCTTGATCAAAAAGTAGATGTAGTAGGTAAGGATGAAATAGCAGAGCTTGGAAATGCATTTAATCATATGGCAGAACAGCTACAAAGAGTAGAGCAATCGAGACAGGAATTTGTATCAAACGTGTCACATGAATTAAAGACGCCTCTGTCTTCGATTAAAGTTTTGACCGAATCTCTTATTTTCCAAGATAACGTACCTGTTGAGATGTATCAGGAGTTTTTTCAAGATATTAACTCCGAGGTAGATCGACTCAATAATATTATCTCAGATTTATTAACACTTGTCCGATTAGATCAAAGAGAAATACCAATGAATATTGCAAATGTAGATTTAAACGAAATGACTCAGAATATTTTAAAAAGACTTATCCCACTCGCAAAGAAAAAAGAAATCAAGCTAATTTATGAGAGTCACAAAGATATTACTGCAGAAATTGATGAAGTAAAATTTACCTTAGCTTTATCAAATTTAATTGAAAATGCTATCAAATACACACCTAACGGGGGTGAAGTTAAAGTTATTATTCAAAGTGATGTACAAGATGCTTTTATAACTATTCAGGATACTGGGATAGGCATTGCAAAAAAAGAGCAATCTAAGATATTTGAAAGGTTTTATAGAACAGATAAGACAAGAAATCGTGAAACAGGCGGCACGGGACTTGGACTTTCTATAACTTATAAGACAATAGTTATGCATAATGGTTCTATTCAGGTAGAAAGTGAAGAAGGAGAAGGCTCTACTTTTATTATCCAAGTGCCGCTGCGACACACATGGGAAGGAGTGGTGAAATGA
- the rpsT gene encoding 30S ribosomal protein S20 — protein sequence MANIKSAKKRIKVIATKTARNRSIRSTVKTQIKKVVAAVDAKDLASAQTSLVVAVKAIDKAAAKGVYHKKTAARKKSTLATLVNSIA from the coding sequence ATGGCAAATATTAAATCAGCAAAAAAACGTATTAAAGTTATTGCAACAAAAACAGCTCGTAATCGTTCAATTCGTTCAACGGTTAAAACTCAAATTAAAAAGGTGGTTGCTGCTGTAGATGCTAAAGATTTAGCTTCAGCACAAACTTCTTTAGTTGTTGCGGTAAAAGCTATTGATAAAGCTGCTGCAAAAGGTGTATACCATAAAAAAACGGCTGCAAGAAAAAAATCTACACTTGCTACATTAGTTAATTCAATCGCTTAA
- a CDS encoding GerMN domain-containing protein, which produces MRISPIPRLFIVILLLPIIIAACNKSSPSGKGKDTITIYFADYTKGSLFSENIPVDLKGIVTNRDKTQFVISALSRGPQSTTLQNNNDMHIKEVNLDDRLAYVLFDGKYDSLSANEQMGIRASLVYSLTELNFIDGVEFFIEDRPILNINSKPIGPITRSDIILSVLNPNPPTTIQPVVLYFTSLENPRLIKEQRDIQVNNNVPLERYIIDELIKGPQQEGLLPTIPKETIVNDVNTKEGVCQVDLSFDVKSKHFTSPESKALMIYSIVNALTELPKIQKVAFLIDGKKEIEFSKDIDLSEFFERKEALIEND; this is translated from the coding sequence ATGAGAATAAGTCCAATACCAAGACTATTTATAGTCATCTTGCTGCTTCCTATAATTATTGCTGCATGTAACAAAAGCAGTCCTAGTGGCAAGGGGAAAGATACGATAACAATATACTTTGCTGATTATACTAAAGGTAGTTTGTTTTCAGAGAATATACCTGTGGATTTAAAAGGAATAGTAACTAATCGGGATAAAACTCAGTTTGTAATTAGTGCTTTAAGCCGAGGGCCGCAATCAACAACACTTCAAAACAATAATGATATGCATATTAAAGAAGTTAATTTAGATGATCGCTTAGCTTATGTATTATTTGATGGTAAGTATGACTCGCTAAGTGCCAATGAGCAGATGGGAATAAGAGCCTCTTTAGTTTATTCGCTGACAGAGCTCAATTTTATAGATGGTGTTGAATTTTTTATAGAGGACAGGCCTATTTTAAATATTAATAGCAAACCTATAGGTCCTATTACACGGAGTGACATTATTTTAAGTGTATTAAATCCTAATCCACCTACTACGATTCAGCCTGTCGTATTATATTTTACTAGCCTAGAAAACCCAAGGCTCATTAAAGAACAAAGAGATATACAGGTGAATAACAACGTACCTCTTGAACGGTATATTATTGATGAATTAATAAAAGGCCCTCAGCAAGAAGGGCTATTACCCACTATCCCTAAAGAAACGATTGTAAATGATGTCAATACAAAAGAAGGGGTGTGTCAGGTTGACCTATCATTTGATGTAAAATCCAAGCATTTTACATCACCTGAAAGTAAGGCGCTTATGATTTATTCAATTGTAAATGCTTTGACTGAATTACCTAAAATACAAAAAGTAGCCTTTTTGATTGATGGAAAAAAAGAAATAGAGTTTAGTAAAGATATAGATTTAAGTGAGTTTTTCGAGAGAAAGGAAGCGCTTATTGAAAACGATTAA
- a CDS encoding DNA internalization-related competence protein ComEC/Rec2 — protein MKTIKRPMVEAISWSIAGMLGGQMYLEQIHLFPFFLIVIIAVIFMHYLRYNYKIILIFFILLFAGFLWTIGHTVIREQKILKVGQSVTLEGKVARVIKGKFNDTLTLEEVSVKYQNEYEAIKSKVNLIVPMNSQINPNDKMRAHGEVLPRTLKMNPSDMNYEKYLISQGIAATLKTVEIKKVNTNGFNMRFIMTQIDRQIEKLFQNNDQGIIQTLLTGNNENISEDIRQIYSKAGIGHVLAISGFHIALLMSIVYILLSYLGIPYISKFISMGSIIWLYAYLTGASTSTIRACIMATLIIISKCIWEEADQITNLALAALIILLINPFQLTQVGFQLSFAAVGSLLISQIIIKKLELDVSQGYLKFLYVCVPWLCVTLSIAPILAVHFYEIPLFCGLLNLIFVPIFSVIIIFSWISLGMSIITLTGAAFIAKIIIVLLDTIAFIGEKTLQMPLGTLCIGKPSLLGILIYYGLLCVLFGCIMGYIKKRVCLYIIIVFIGTSTLYEFVRPKTLDIAYLYVGQGDAIVMTTPHGKVIAVDAGNFGKGKVVERYIKYKGKKTITAFILSHSDADHVGGLIDLLDTDIKINNIFVSKLDESYLMSKLLKICLEKKINVYPMGYLDAFTIDNVDIVCLAPKGEQIAADNNNNSLGCLIQYKQFTGLFTGDMDQVKEQEMCSVLNAITVLKVGHHGSKTSTSEHALLKIKPRYAIISCGINNRYNHPHQSTLDTLSKYQAEVLRTDQRGAVELKTDGDRLLLRTQIRGGE, from the coding sequence TTGAAAACGATTAAAAGACCAATGGTTGAAGCAATCAGTTGGTCTATAGCTGGGATGCTTGGGGGACAAATGTATTTAGAGCAGATACATTTATTCCCCTTTTTTTTGATTGTAATTATAGCTGTGATTTTTATGCATTATCTTCGTTATAATTATAAAATTATTTTAATTTTTTTTATATTATTATTTGCAGGCTTTTTATGGACAATAGGGCATACGGTAATTAGAGAACAAAAAATTTTAAAAGTTGGCCAGAGTGTTACACTAGAAGGAAAAGTTGCTAGAGTAATAAAAGGGAAGTTTAATGATACCTTAACTTTAGAAGAAGTATCTGTTAAGTATCAAAATGAATATGAAGCTATTAAATCTAAAGTCAATTTAATAGTGCCTATGAACTCTCAAATAAACCCAAATGATAAGATGAGAGCACACGGCGAAGTTTTGCCGCGTACGCTAAAGATGAATCCTAGTGACATGAATTATGAAAAATACTTAATAAGTCAAGGTATTGCTGCAACATTAAAAACTGTTGAAATTAAAAAAGTTAATACAAACGGGTTTAATATGCGGTTTATCATGACACAGATAGACAGGCAAATTGAAAAACTATTTCAAAATAATGATCAAGGCATTATACAAACATTACTCACTGGAAATAACGAAAACATCTCTGAAGATATTCGTCAGATTTATTCTAAGGCAGGTATAGGTCATGTTCTTGCTATATCTGGATTTCATATTGCATTACTAATGAGTATTGTCTATATATTATTAAGTTATTTAGGTATTCCCTATATATCTAAATTTATAAGTATGGGCAGCATTATATGGCTATATGCCTATTTGACAGGTGCAAGCACCTCGACGATTAGAGCATGTATTATGGCTACACTTATTATTATCTCAAAGTGTATTTGGGAAGAAGCTGATCAAATAACTAATTTAGCTTTAGCTGCACTCATTATTCTGTTAATAAATCCATTTCAACTTACTCAAGTTGGCTTTCAATTATCATTTGCAGCTGTAGGGAGTTTGTTGATAAGCCAGATTATTATAAAAAAGTTAGAGTTAGATGTTTCTCAAGGTTATTTGAAATTTTTATATGTATGTGTCCCGTGGCTGTGTGTCACATTAAGTATAGCACCTATTTTAGCTGTTCATTTTTATGAAATACCACTTTTTTGTGGATTATTAAACTTGATATTCGTTCCTATATTCTCAGTTATTATTATATTTTCTTGGATAAGTTTAGGCATGAGTATCATTACTTTAACTGGTGCAGCTTTTATTGCTAAAATAATTATAGTCTTACTTGACACTATTGCATTTATAGGTGAAAAGACACTCCAAATGCCACTGGGGACGCTATGTATTGGCAAGCCAAGTTTACTTGGTATCTTAATCTACTATGGTTTACTGTGTGTACTTTTTGGTTGTATAATGGGATATATAAAAAAAAGAGTATGCCTGTATATTATTATAGTCTTTATTGGAACAAGCACACTTTATGAATTTGTGCGTCCGAAAACACTAGATATAGCCTACTTATATGTAGGGCAAGGAGATGCAATTGTCATGACTACACCACATGGTAAAGTTATTGCAGTAGATGCAGGGAATTTTGGTAAAGGAAAAGTGGTAGAGCGCTATATAAAATATAAGGGTAAAAAAACAATTACAGCTTTTATTTTATCTCATTCAGATGCGGATCATGTAGGTGGACTTATTGATTTATTGGATACAGATATAAAGATTAACAATATCTTTGTTTCTAAATTGGATGAATCGTATTTAATGAGTAAACTATTAAAAATTTGTTTAGAGAAAAAAATTAATGTTTATCCAATGGGATATTTAGATGCTTTTACTATCGACAATGTGGACATAGTTTGCTTAGCGCCAAAGGGAGAACAGATAGCAGCAGATAATAATAATAATTCTTTAGGCTGTCTTATACAGTATAAGCAGTTTACAGGCTTATTTACAGGAGATATGGATCAAGTTAAAGAACAAGAAATGTGCAGCGTATTAAATGCAATTACGGTTTTAAAAGTGGGGCATCATGGTTCGAAAACTTCAACATCAGAGCATGCGCTTTTGAAAATAAAGCCTAGGTATGCTATTATTAGTTGTGGTATTAATAATAGATATAATCATCCTCATCAAAGCACTTTAGATACACTTAGCAAGTATCAAGCAGAAGTTTTAAGAACAGATCAACGTGGCGCTGTTGAGCTTAAAACAGATGGCGATAGACTTTTATTACGTACGCAGATAAGGGGGGGCGAGTAA
- a CDS encoding stage II sporulation protein P: MKHVQNLYWNLKDALEGSLFKKIVLYVFIMISLLNTFKNIDVRYSHSTSQLIVNKALPHFKGNFNNHFFLKNYVYDYINIMWGEPLTLITHAIPYLKNYTYLTGVDNHDINGYFDAQNTDESFIYSDENNYSPKLPTIKKMELSKENYKDPYYLLKYFITGDAQLELNTEFLKQWDFYDLMTRKLRITDKGEGPKVLIFHTHAREMYKDGISVVDVGNKLKQIFEKDYGIETLHITNEFYADQTGNTTGAYEIMEKTISKILENNPSIEISIDIHRDGVPENVHLLTSVDNRDTAKIMFVNGLCMNRNIDGEIVKKKELKNPYLDENLAFSLQAQETAYKYYPDLMKKVYFKEYRYSLHMRPFSLLVEIGAQTNTGQEALNAAIPLANIIAKVIEKD, from the coding sequence TTGAAGCATGTACAGAATCTTTATTGGAACTTAAAAGATGCTTTAGAAGGCAGTCTTTTTAAGAAGATTGTCTTGTATGTATTTATCATGATTTCTTTGTTAAATACTTTTAAAAATATAGATGTAAGATATAGTCATAGTACCTCACAACTTATTGTTAATAAGGCATTGCCTCATTTCAAAGGAAATTTTAACAATCATTTCTTCCTAAAAAACTATGTATATGATTATATAAATATTATGTGGGGCGAACCGCTTACACTTATTACACATGCTATACCTTATTTAAAGAATTACACATACTTGACAGGCGTAGATAATCACGACATCAATGGTTACTTTGATGCTCAAAATACAGACGAATCCTTTATTTATTCAGATGAAAATAACTATTCTCCCAAGTTGCCAACTATTAAAAAGATGGAGTTATCTAAAGAAAATTATAAAGATCCTTATTATCTCTTAAAGTATTTTATTACAGGGGATGCACAGTTAGAACTTAATACGGAGTTTCTAAAACAATGGGATTTTTATGATTTAATGACTCGAAAATTACGGATTACTGATAAGGGTGAGGGTCCTAAAGTTCTTATTTTTCATACCCATGCGAGGGAAATGTACAAAGATGGCATTTCTGTTGTTGATGTAGGGAATAAATTAAAACAAATATTCGAAAAAGACTATGGTATAGAGACACTGCATATTACTAATGAATTTTATGCTGATCAGACAGGTAACACAACAGGGGCTTATGAAATCATGGAAAAAACCATATCAAAAATATTAGAAAATAATCCTTCCATCGAAATATCTATTGATATACATAGAGACGGGGTTCCGGAAAATGTTCATTTATTAACTTCTGTTGATAATAGAGATACAGCTAAGATTATGTTTGTAAATGGACTGTGTATGAATAGAAATATAGATGGAGAGATTGTAAAGAAAAAAGAACTCAAAAACCCATATCTCGATGAAAATTTGGCTTTTTCCTTACAAGCACAAGAGACGGCTTATAAATATTATCCAGATCTTATGAAGAAAGTTTATTTTAAAGAATATCGGTATAGTTTACATATGAGACCTTTCTCACTACTTGTTGAAATAGGTGCTCAGACTAACACAGGACAAGAGGCACTTAATGCAGCTATCCCACTTGCTAATATTATTGCAAAAGTCATTGAAAAAGATTGA
- the gpr gene encoding GPR endopeptidase encodes MAGNTSFDNWSPRTDLAVEISNTLKLSKSEDYEIPGVAIDEEYIEAHDIRVTRVGIKNALGEKNMGKPRGEYITIECTNMKENDPETHKEVIDLLSQAITSLLPNKEKKDMDILVIGLGNRFATPDTLGPKVTNKVLVTRHLSMKMPEKIDESVCHLSSFAPGVMGLTGIETTEIISGVAEKTKPDCIIAIDALAARSTSRINSTIQITNTGISPGAGVGNPRKQLNEETVGCPVIAIGVPTVVDTATLVTDAFNQLIDNMLKQAERSELYDMLKELSEQEKYQLIKETLFPEIADLFVTPKEIDEVIEYLTNIIANGINIAVHPGITIDDINKYTH; translated from the coding sequence ATGGCAGGTAATACAAGTTTTGACAATTGGTCTCCAAGAACAGATCTGGCAGTTGAGATAAGTAATACATTAAAATTAAGCAAGAGTGAGGATTATGAAATTCCGGGTGTAGCGATTGATGAAGAATATATTGAAGCCCATGATATTAGAGTGACTCGTGTAGGCATTAAAAATGCGCTTGGCGAAAAAAACATGGGAAAGCCGCGAGGTGAGTATATTACTATTGAGTGCACTAATATGAAGGAGAATGATCCTGAAACACATAAAGAAGTGATTGATTTATTGTCTCAAGCTATTACATCTTTATTACCAAATAAAGAAAAAAAAGATATGGACATTCTTGTAATTGGTCTTGGAAATCGTTTTGCAACCCCCGATACGCTTGGACCGAAGGTAACGAACAAGGTGCTTGTAACAAGGCATTTAAGTATGAAAATGCCAGAAAAGATAGATGAATCAGTTTGTCATCTAAGCAGTTTTGCACCAGGGGTTATGGGACTTACCGGTATCGAAACAACAGAAATTATTAGTGGTGTAGCTGAAAAAACTAAGCCTGATTGTATTATTGCAATTGACGCGCTAGCTGCAAGAAGTACTTCGAGGATTAACTCTACCATTCAGATTACAAATACAGGCATTTCACCAGGTGCGGGTGTAGGCAATCCTAGAAAACAACTTAATGAAGAAACAGTAGGTTGTCCGGTAATAGCTATAGGGGTACCTACAGTTGTAGACACCGCTACTTTGGTAACAGATGCATTTAACCAGCTTATTGATAATATGTTAAAACAAGCAGAGCGGTCAGAATTATATGATATGCTCAAAGAATTAAGTGAACAAGAAAAATACCAGCTTATTAAGGAGACGCTTTTCCCAGAAATAGCAGATTTGTTTGTAACGCCTAAGGAAATTGATGAGGTGATAGAATATTTAACTAACATTATTGCAAATGGTATTAATATAGCGGTACATCCAGGTATAACGATAGATGATATTAATAAGTATACTCATTAG
- the lepA gene encoding translation elongation factor 4, translating into MSLSIQQKIRNFCIIAHIDHGKSTLADRIIQMTGTLTSREMQAQVLDNMDLERERGITIKSQAVRLVYRAQDGEEYIFNLIDTPGHVDFNYEVSRSLAACEGAILVVDAAQGIEAQTLANVYLALEHDLEVIPVINKIDLPSANPEVVKQQIEDIIGLDASHAPLISAKTGLNIEEVLEQVVKFVPCPVGDKEAPLRALIFDSLYDPYKGVIVFCRVKEGVVKKGMKIRMMATKAEFEVVEVGTFGAGQFRPTDILVPGEVGYITASIKNVKDTSVGDTVTDANNPASEQLPGYKKVNPMVYCGLYPADGAKYGDLRDSLEKLQLNDAALVFEPETSIALGFGFRCGFLGLLHMEIIQERLEREYNLDLVTTAPNVIYKVHQTNGDVINLSNPANLPDPSHIKYMEEPMVKAQVIVPSEYVGAVMDLCQDRRGTYLGMEYLEATRTVLSYELPLNEIIYDFFDALKSRTRGYASFDYELKGYAQSKLVKLDILVNKEMVDALSLIVHEEKSVEKGRKITEKLKKEIPRHLFEIPIQATIGNKVVARETISAMRKDVLAKCYGGDISRKRKLLEKQKEGKKRMRQVGNVEVPQQAFMSVLKLDE; encoded by the coding sequence ATGTCTCTTTCAATACAACAAAAAATAAGGAATTTTTGCATTATTGCACACATTGATCATGGTAAAAGTACCCTCGCTGACCGTATTATCCAGATGACAGGAACTCTTACTTCAAGAGAAATGCAGGCACAAGTGCTTGATAACATGGATTTAGAAAGAGAAAGAGGGATTACGATTAAATCCCAAGCAGTTAGGCTTGTTTATCGTGCTCAAGATGGAGAAGAGTACATTTTTAATTTAATAGATACACCAGGACATGTGGATTTTAATTATGAAGTATCAAGGAGTTTGGCAGCCTGTGAAGGCGCTATACTTGTCGTAGATGCTGCACAAGGCATAGAAGCTCAGACGCTTGCCAATGTGTACCTTGCTCTTGAACATGATCTTGAAGTTATACCTGTTATTAATAAAATTGATTTACCTAGTGCTAATCCAGAAGTTGTTAAACAACAGATAGAGGATATTATTGGACTTGATGCAAGCCACGCACCGCTTATATCGGCTAAAACAGGGCTTAATATCGAAGAAGTCCTTGAACAGGTTGTTAAATTTGTGCCATGTCCTGTAGGTGATAAAGAAGCACCTTTAAGAGCACTTATCTTTGATTCCTTGTATGACCCATATAAGGGCGTTATTGTTTTTTGCCGTGTTAAAGAAGGGGTCGTTAAAAAGGGTATGAAGATCCGTATGATGGCAACTAAAGCAGAATTCGAAGTAGTGGAAGTAGGAACCTTTGGCGCAGGTCAATTTAGACCTACTGATATTTTAGTTCCAGGTGAAGTAGGCTATATTACTGCGAGTATTAAAAATGTAAAAGATACAAGTGTAGGCGATACAGTAACTGATGCAAACAACCCTGCAAGTGAGCAGCTCCCAGGTTATAAAAAAGTTAATCCTATGGTGTACTGCGGCTTATACCCGGCAGATGGGGCGAAATATGGTGACCTTAGAGATAGTCTTGAAAAATTACAGCTTAATGACGCAGCGCTTGTTTTTGAACCTGAAACTTCAATTGCTCTTGGATTTGGGTTTCGTTGTGGTTTCTTAGGATTGCTGCATATGGAAATTATACAGGAAAGACTTGAGAGAGAATATAATCTTGATTTAGTTACTACAGCACCAAATGTTATCTATAAAGTGCATCAGACAAATGGAGATGTCATTAACTTGTCTAATCCTGCAAATCTTCCAGATCCTTCCCATATTAAATATATGGAAGAGCCTATGGTAAAAGCACAAGTTATTGTGCCATCAGAATATGTTGGGGCAGTTATGGATTTATGCCAAGACCGAAGAGGGACTTATTTAGGTATGGAATATTTAGAAGCAACACGAACTGTTTTAAGCTATGAGCTCCCTCTCAATGAGATTATCTATGACTTTTTTGATGCCCTTAAGTCAAGGACAAGAGGCTATGCTTCATTTGACTATGAATTAAAAGGTTATGCGCAGTCAAAACTTGTTAAATTGGATATTTTGGTAAACAAAGAAATGGTTGATGCGCTTTCGCTTATCGTTCATGAAGAGAAGTCAGTAGAAAAAGGACGTAAGATTACTGAAAAACTAAAAAAAGAGATACCAAGGCATCTGTTTGAGATTCCTATTCAAGCCACTATAGGCAATAAAGTTGTTGCAAGAGAAACAATAAGTGCAATGCGAAAAGATGTACTTGCCAAATGTTATGGTGGGGATATTTCACGTAAAAGAAAATTATTAGAGAAACAAAAAGAAGGTAAAAAGCGTATGCGTCAAGTAGGTAATGTAGAAGTACCGCAACAAGCATTTATGAGTGTACTCAAGCTAGATGAATAG
- a CDS encoding response regulator transcription factor → MNSKILVVDDERLIVKGIKFSLEQEGWEVDAAYDGEEALNYVRNGKYDVMILDVMLPKYNGLEVCQLVREFSTIPIIMLTAKGEDMDKIMGLEYGADDYVTKPFNILELKARIKAILRRSTHSEKEPNKKMIEVGELHLEVNSRRIFIKNQEINLTAKEFDMLELFATHPGKVYSRDQLLDTIWGHEYPGDVRTVDVHVRRLREKIEPNPGQPEYIHTKWGVGYYFKD, encoded by the coding sequence ATGAATAGTAAAATTTTAGTTGTAGATGACGAGCGACTTATTGTAAAAGGAATAAAATTTAGTTTAGAGCAAGAAGGTTGGGAAGTTGATGCGGCTTATGATGGTGAAGAAGCACTTAACTATGTAAGAAATGGAAAATATGATGTTATGATACTAGATGTTATGCTTCCTAAGTATAATGGGTTAGAGGTATGTCAGCTTGTTAGAGAGTTTTCTACTATCCCTATTATTATGCTTACAGCAAAAGGTGAAGATATGGATAAGATAATGGGACTTGAATATGGTGCTGATGATTATGTGACAAAACCATTTAATATATTGGAGCTTAAGGCTAGGATAAAAGCTATTTTAAGAAGATCCACACACAGCGAAAAAGAACCTAATAAAAAGATGATAGAGGTAGGCGAACTGCATTTAGAGGTTAATAGCAGAAGAATATTTATTAAAAATCAAGAAATAAATCTTACAGCAAAAGAATTTGATATGCTGGAGTTATTTGCGACACATCCAGGTAAAGTGTATAGTCGAGATCAGCTTTTAGATACCATATGGGGACATGAATATCCAGGCGATGTTCGTACAGTGGATGTACACGTGCGTAGACTAAGGGAAAAGATAGAACCGAATCCTGGCCAGCCAGAGTATATCCATACCAAGTGGGGGGTAGGTTATTATTTTAAAGATTAA